AGAAGTACAATAATTCTTTAATATTTGTAAGTTGGGAACACAATAAATTAGTTGAAATTGTAAAATATATTTATACAAAAGATAAAAACAATAAAGAAACTGATATTCCAGATTGGCCTACAATAAAATACGATGACATTTACATTTTAAAAATTAAAAAAGAAAATAGTTCTTATCAAATTAAATTTACACAAGACAAACAAAACTTAGATAATCAAAGTGAAGTCTGTCCATTTCCAATTGATTCTAAATAAATTTTTATTTAGAAATCCATTTGTCAATAAAAACAGGATTCCAATTTTTTATTTTATGAAGCAATATATCTGGATCGGAGTCACTTAATATTAATTCGGCATTTTCTTTACGAATAAATTGTTCAGCAACAGCATTTTCTATTAGTTTTAGCAAAGAATCATAAAAACCATCGACATTTAATACACCACAAGGTTTTTTATGAATACCCAATTGTGACCAAGTAACAACTTCAAAAAACTCTTCAAATGTTCCAAAACCACCCGGAAGTGCAATAAAAGCATCGGAAAGTTCTGCCATTAAAGCTTTTCTTTCATGCATAGAATAAACAACATGAAGCTCCGTTAAAGATTGATGAGCTATTTCTTTATCAACAAGATTTTTAGGCATAACACCTATAACTTTGCCTTTATGAGCTAAAACAGAGTTCGCAATTTCACCCATTA
The genomic region above belongs to Silvanigrella paludirubra and contains:
- a CDS encoding TIGR00730 family Rossman fold protein, with amino-acid sequence MKKICVFCGSNYGAKLVYSEVAQYLGRLIAEKGFTLVYGAGNVGLMGEIANSVLAHKGKVIGVMPKNLVDKEIAHQSLTELHVVYSMHERKALMAELSDAFIALPGGFGTFEEFFEVVTWSQLGIHKKPCGVLNVDGFYDSLLKLIENAVAEQFIRKENAELILSDSDPDILLHKIKNWNPVFIDKWISK